A genomic window from Cupriavidus basilensis includes:
- a CDS encoding DUF484 family protein codes for MNAQEVASYLQTNPRFFEDNAELLAAVQLTSPHSHRAVSLQERQMEILREKNKGLELKLADLVRHGHDNDRTQQRMHAWQLRLLAEVDSHALPYAVQDGLQQVFDVPGVALKLWNVAESYAHMEVAQGATEDVRLFAEGLRAPYCGANSGFEAAAWLERDDIASLAMVTLRVPTRDAGALGAAFGLLVLGSPEPRRFHEGMGTAYLAQIGEVAGAALNRLRD; via the coding sequence ATGAACGCCCAAGAAGTTGCCTCCTACCTGCAGACCAATCCCCGGTTCTTCGAAGACAACGCCGAACTGCTGGCCGCGGTGCAACTCACCAGCCCGCACAGCCACCGCGCGGTGTCGCTGCAGGAGCGCCAGATGGAAATCCTGCGCGAGAAAAACAAGGGCCTGGAGCTGAAGCTGGCGGACCTGGTTCGCCACGGCCATGACAACGACCGCACCCAGCAGCGCATGCACGCCTGGCAGTTGCGCCTGCTGGCCGAGGTGGACTCGCACGCGCTGCCGTATGCGGTGCAGGACGGCCTGCAGCAAGTGTTCGACGTGCCTGGCGTGGCCCTCAAGCTGTGGAATGTGGCTGAGAGCTACGCGCACATGGAAGTGGCGCAGGGCGCGACCGAAGACGTCCGCCTGTTTGCCGAGGGCCTGCGCGCGCCGTATTGCGGCGCCAACAGTGGCTTCGAGGCCGCGGCCTGGCTGGAGCGCGACGACATCGCCTCGCTGGCCATGGTGACGTTGCGCGTGCCCACGCGCGACGCCGGCGCGCTCGGCGCGGCCTTTGGCCTGCTGGTGCTGGGCTCGCCCGAACCGCGCCGTTTCCACGAGGGCATGGGCACGGCCTACCTGGCGCAGATCGGCGAAGTGGCCGGCGCCGCGCTGAACCGCCTGCGCGACTGA
- a CDS encoding tyrosine recombinase XerC, with amino-acid sequence MAPRRARKAASPVAKKPAARKQAAEAPLGKPPPDPVVLRYLEWLASSRKLAVHTLTNYARDLSVLQAHAARHAPGIALLSLQTHHIRAFAARMHGGGLAGTSIARTLSAWRGFFLWAARHGLGVEANPVDGVRAPKSGHRLPKALSVEHAVALVSHSAGDGAEGRRDQAVYELFYSSGLRVSELVQLDARYAEDGEYRSAGWIDMDGAEVTVIGKGSRRRTVPVGSKAMEALRAWLAVRPELLRPGALPDDAHALFLSVRGRRLPARTVQLRIKQQALRAGVPTDVHPHMLRHSFATHVLQSSGDLRAVQEMLGHASVATTQIYTALDFQHLAKVYDKAHPRAGRAHSGPAPVVARVVAPEVAPVAAPKAVDEGKDAEDAEAGKDG; translated from the coding sequence ATGGCGCCGCGCCGCGCGCGCAAGGCCGCTTCGCCCGTGGCGAAGAAGCCGGCCGCGCGCAAGCAAGCCGCCGAGGCGCCGCTGGGCAAGCCGCCGCCCGACCCGGTCGTGCTGCGCTATCTGGAGTGGCTCGCCAGCAGCCGCAAGCTGGCTGTCCACACGCTGACCAACTACGCCCGCGACCTGTCGGTGCTGCAAGCGCACGCCGCGCGCCATGCGCCGGGTATTGCGCTGTTGTCGCTGCAGACCCACCATATCCGCGCCTTTGCCGCGCGCATGCACGGTGGCGGCCTGGCCGGCACCAGCATTGCCCGCACGCTGTCGGCGTGGCGCGGCTTCTTTTTGTGGGCCGCGCGCCATGGACTGGGCGTGGAGGCCAATCCGGTGGACGGCGTGCGCGCGCCCAAATCCGGGCACCGGCTGCCCAAGGCCTTGTCGGTGGAGCACGCGGTGGCGCTGGTCTCGCACAGCGCGGGCGACGGCGCCGAGGGCCGGCGCGACCAGGCTGTCTACGAGTTGTTCTATTCCAGCGGACTGCGCGTGTCGGAGCTGGTGCAGCTGGACGCGCGCTATGCCGAGGACGGGGAATACCGCTCCGCCGGCTGGATCGACATGGACGGCGCTGAGGTCACGGTGATCGGCAAGGGCTCGCGACGGCGCACCGTGCCCGTCGGCAGCAAGGCGATGGAAGCGCTGCGCGCGTGGCTGGCGGTGCGCCCGGAGCTGCTGCGCCCCGGCGCGCTGCCGGATGATGCGCATGCGCTGTTCCTGAGCGTGCGCGGGCGGCGCTTGCCGGCACGTACCGTGCAGTTGCGCATCAAGCAGCAGGCGCTCCGGGCCGGCGTGCCGACCGACGTGCATCCGCACATGCTGCGGCACTCCTTCGCCACCCATGTGCTGCAATCCTCGGGCGACCTGCGCGCGGTGCAGGAGATGCTCGGGCACGCCAGCGTGGCCACCACCCAGATCTATACCGCGCTGGATTTCCAGCACCTGGCCAAGGTCTATGACAAGGCGCATCCGCGCGCGGGCAGGGCGCACTCAGGGCCGGCGCCGGTGGTTGCTCGGGTAGTTGCCCCGGAAGTTGCTCCGGTGGCCGCGCCGAAGGCCGTGGATGAGGGCAAGGATGCAGAAGATGCCGAAGCCGGGAAGGACGGCTAG
- a CDS encoding transcriptional regulator GcvA yields the protein MALKGAWERDLPRGWHRELPRLPGLTALRAFEAAARHESFSRAATELFVTHGAVSHQIRALEEELGQALFERNGKRVTLTPGGRAYAGRVREALLEIADATRALQAGNRDKRLTISTMPSFAARWLTPRIGSFIEQHPELDVELLSSNTLVDFGREEVDIALRMGSGDYPGLYVEKLLDDVFFPVCSPAFNGGKLPARPQDMKGMSLLRGEGDPWKPWFEAAGLDWPEPRKGLLLEDSSLLLQAAAAGQGIALIRSSLAYNDLLSGRVVRLFDVSITCPWLLYFVCSAGMLEAPKVKAFRAWLLPEMEAFRGILAQWEG from the coding sequence ATGGCGCTGAAGGGAGCATGGGAGAGAGATTTGCCACGTGGCTGGCACCGCGAGCTGCCGCGCCTGCCGGGGCTGACCGCGCTGCGCGCGTTCGAGGCGGCGGCCCGCCACGAGAGCTTTTCACGCGCGGCCACCGAGCTGTTCGTCACCCACGGCGCGGTCAGCCACCAGATCCGCGCGCTGGAGGAGGAGCTGGGCCAGGCCCTGTTCGAGCGCAACGGCAAGCGTGTGACCCTGACACCCGGTGGCCGGGCCTACGCCGGGCGCGTGCGCGAAGCCCTGCTGGAGATCGCCGATGCCACCCGTGCGCTGCAGGCCGGCAACCGCGACAAGCGCCTCACCATCAGCACCATGCCGTCGTTTGCCGCGCGCTGGCTCACGCCGCGCATCGGCAGCTTTATCGAGCAGCATCCCGAGCTCGACGTGGAGCTGCTGTCGTCCAACACGCTGGTGGATTTCGGGCGCGAGGAAGTCGACATCGCGTTGCGCATGGGCAGCGGCGACTATCCCGGCCTGTATGTGGAGAAGCTGCTGGACGACGTGTTCTTCCCGGTCTGCAGCCCGGCCTTCAACGGCGGCAAGCTGCCGGCGCGGCCGCAGGACATGAAAGGCATGTCGCTGCTGCGCGGCGAAGGCGATCCGTGGAAGCCGTGGTTCGAAGCCGCCGGCCTGGACTGGCCGGAGCCGCGCAAGGGCCTGCTGCTGGAGGACTCCTCGCTGCTGCTGCAGGCCGCCGCCGCGGGCCAGGGCATTGCGCTGATCCGCTCGTCGCTGGCCTATAACGACCTGCTGTCGGGGCGTGTGGTGCGGCTCTTCGATGTAAGCATTACCTGCCCGTGGCTGCTCTACTTCGTCTGCTCGGCCGGCATGCTGGAAGCACCCAAGGTAAAGGCCTTCCGCGCCTGGCTGCTGCCCGAGATGGAAGCTTTCCGGGGCATCCTGGCGCAGTGGGAGGGCTAG
- a CDS encoding DUF969 domain-containing protein: protein MEQAVNLWPLVGVGIIILGFVLRFNPMMVVALAAIATGLAATMPVMQIFTAIGTAFVKTRNLPLIILLPLAVIGLLERHGLREHAQAWISRIASATVGRLLIVYLGVRELTAAVGLTSLGGHPQMVRPLLAPMAEGAAETRFGKLPEPIRQRVLAFCAATDNVGLFFGEDIFVAFGAIALMHTFLLSSNIDVEPLHIAVWGIPTAICAFLIHAVRLKRLDMWLEREVGGKSAATAGAAPAAKSGE, encoded by the coding sequence ATGGAACAGGCAGTCAACCTCTGGCCCCTAGTTGGGGTCGGCATCATCATCCTCGGCTTCGTGCTGCGCTTCAATCCCATGATGGTGGTGGCGCTTGCCGCCATCGCCACCGGGCTGGCGGCAACCATGCCGGTCATGCAGATCTTCACGGCGATCGGCACCGCCTTCGTCAAGACGCGCAACCTGCCGCTCATCATCCTGCTGCCGCTGGCGGTGATCGGCCTGCTCGAGCGCCACGGGCTGCGCGAGCACGCGCAGGCGTGGATCTCGCGCATCGCGTCGGCCACCGTGGGGCGCCTGCTGATCGTCTACCTCGGCGTGCGCGAGCTCACCGCCGCGGTGGGCCTGACCAGCCTCGGCGGCCATCCGCAGATGGTGCGCCCGCTACTGGCCCCGATGGCCGAAGGCGCGGCCGAGACCCGCTTCGGCAAGCTGCCCGAGCCGATCCGCCAGCGCGTGCTGGCCTTCTGCGCGGCCACCGATAACGTCGGCCTGTTTTTCGGCGAAGACATCTTCGTGGCCTTCGGCGCCATCGCGCTGATGCACACCTTCCTGCTGTCGTCCAACATCGACGTGGAACCGCTGCATATCGCCGTGTGGGGCATCCCCACCGCGATCTGCGCCTTCCTGATCCACGCCGTGCGCCTCAAGCGCCTGGACATGTGGCTGGAGCGCGAAGTGGGCGGCAAGTCCGCCGCAACGGCTGGCGCTGCCCCGGCAGCCAAGAGCGGGGAATAA
- a CDS encoding dienelactone hydrolase family protein, translating into MNPLNAMSRTAHGCIAARLKAFSLGACALLLASHAVLVRAVVPAAGERAMPAAQAVRFPGADGGQPLSGYWFVPQRSAAAPAPAVRVVIALHGCGGLHRSGGADAAALQSRYREYVQWLTARGYAVLLPDSFGPRGKPDGICTERLDSRDIDDATRRGDVLAALQWLARQPGVDTEHIVLLGWSNGAQAVLSAIDASRDWPAGAPAIERAVAFYPGCKSAVQRHEYRLRTPLLLLTGGADDWTPATRCAMLREAVAARQPDARFRLEIYPGAYHGFDGTEPLRVRRDVPSGSRQGQGVTVGGDPISRDAALAQLDSWLASPNP; encoded by the coding sequence ATGAACCCGCTCAACGCCATGTCCCGAACCGCCCACGGTTGCATCGCCGCTCGCCTGAAAGCCTTCAGCCTGGGCGCGTGCGCCTTGCTGCTGGCAAGCCACGCCGTGCTGGTGCGGGCCGTGGTTCCAGCGGCCGGCGAGCGCGCCATGCCGGCCGCGCAGGCGGTGCGTTTCCCGGGCGCCGACGGCGGCCAGCCGCTCAGCGGCTACTGGTTCGTGCCGCAGCGCAGCGCTGCGGCCCCGGCCCCGGCCGTACGCGTGGTGATTGCGCTGCACGGCTGCGGCGGCCTGCACCGCAGTGGCGGCGCGGATGCGGCGGCGCTCCAGAGCCGTTACCGCGAGTACGTGCAGTGGCTGACCGCGCGCGGCTACGCGGTGCTGCTACCCGACAGTTTCGGCCCGCGCGGCAAACCGGACGGCATCTGCACCGAACGCCTGGACAGCCGCGACATCGACGACGCCACGCGGCGCGGCGATGTGCTGGCGGCGCTGCAGTGGCTGGCGCGGCAGCCCGGCGTGGACACTGAGCATATCGTGCTGCTGGGCTGGTCCAACGGCGCGCAGGCGGTGCTCAGCGCCATCGACGCCAGTCGCGACTGGCCGGCGGGCGCACCGGCGATCGAGCGCGCCGTGGCCTTTTACCCGGGCTGCAAGAGCGCGGTGCAGCGGCATGAGTACCGCCTGCGCACGCCCTTGCTGCTGCTGACCGGCGGCGCCGACGACTGGACCCCCGCCACCCGCTGCGCCATGCTGCGCGAGGCGGTCGCGGCGCGCCAGCCGGATGCACGTTTTCGCCTGGAGATCTATCCCGGCGCGTATCACGGCTTTGACGGCACCGAGCCGCTGCGGGTGCGGCGCGATGTGCCTAGCGGCTCGCGTCAAGGCCAGGGCGTGACCGTGGGCGGCGACCCGATCTCGCGCGATGCGGCGCTGGCGCAATTGGATTCATGGCTGGCCAGCCCGAATCCGTGA
- the lipA gene encoding lipoyl synthase, with protein MSDALIATSSEAPQPQAEQYDPTRKQKSADKTARIPIKIVPAERLKKPEWIRVKAATGSSRFYEIKDILRANNLVTVCEEASCPNIGECFGKGTATFMIMGDKCTRRCPFCDVGHGRPDPLDASEPGNLARTIAQLKLNYVVITSVDRDDLRDGGAQHFVDCITLTRELSPATRIEVLVPDFRGRLDKALDILQAGPPDVMNHNMETVPRLYKQARPGADYAHSLKLLQEFKRRNPAVATKSGLMVGLGETDEEILEVMRDMRAHDIDMLTIGQYLAPSGHHLPVMRYVHPDTFKMFEAEAYKMGFTHAAVGAMVRSSYHADEQAHKAGFA; from the coding sequence ATGAGCGACGCCCTGATCGCCACTTCCAGCGAAGCCCCGCAACCCCAGGCGGAGCAGTACGACCCGACCCGCAAGCAGAAGTCGGCGGACAAGACCGCGCGCATCCCCATCAAGATCGTGCCGGCCGAGAGGCTCAAGAAGCCCGAGTGGATCCGCGTCAAGGCGGCCACCGGCAGCTCGCGCTTCTACGAGATCAAGGACATCCTGCGCGCCAACAACTTGGTGACGGTATGTGAGGAAGCCAGCTGCCCGAACATCGGCGAGTGCTTTGGCAAGGGCACCGCCACGTTCATGATCATGGGCGACAAGTGCACCCGCCGCTGCCCGTTCTGCGACGTGGGCCACGGCCGTCCCGATCCGCTGGATGCCAGCGAGCCGGGCAACCTGGCCCGCACCATCGCCCAGCTCAAGCTGAACTACGTGGTGATCACCAGCGTTGACCGCGACGACCTGCGCGACGGCGGCGCCCAGCACTTTGTCGATTGCATCACGCTGACCCGCGAGCTGTCGCCGGCCACCCGCATCGAAGTGCTGGTGCCGGACTTCCGCGGCCGCCTGGACAAGGCGCTGGACATCCTGCAAGCCGGCCCGCCGGACGTGATGAACCACAACATGGAAACCGTGCCCCGCCTGTACAAGCAGGCCCGCCCGGGCGCCGACTACGCGCACTCGCTCAAGCTGCTGCAAGAGTTCAAGCGCCGCAACCCGGCCGTGGCCACCAAGTCCGGCCTGATGGTGGGCCTGGGCGAGACCGACGAGGAAATCCTCGAAGTCATGCGCGACATGCGCGCCCACGACATCGACATGCTGACCATCGGCCAGTACCTGGCGCCGTCGGGCCACCACCTGCCGGTGATGCGCTACGTGCATCCGGACACCTTCAAGATGTTCGAGGCCGAGGCCTACAAGATGGGCTTCACCCATGCCGCCGTGGGCGCCATGGTGCGCAGCTCCTATCATGCGGACGAGCAGGCGCATAAGGCCGGGTTCGCCTGA
- the pxpA gene encoding 5-oxoprolinase subunit PxpA, which produces MHIDLNADLGEGCGNDRELLGLISSANVACGWHAGDAATMLQTVKWALEQGVAIGAHPSYPDRENFGRTEMQLDPEVVYANTLYQIGALAALVRAQGGQLAHVKAHGALYNQAAKDPKLADAIVRAVRDFDSDLVFFGLAGSVMVKVAREAGLKVKEEVFADRGYNPDGSLVKRGTPGALHEDENVALGQTLDMVREQRVRAIDGTYVPIRAETVCLHGDGAHALAFARRIRERLGAEGIAIRAGV; this is translated from the coding sequence ATGCATATCGACCTGAACGCCGACCTCGGCGAAGGCTGCGGCAACGACCGCGAGTTGCTGGGGCTGATCAGCTCGGCCAACGTGGCCTGCGGCTGGCATGCCGGCGACGCCGCCACCATGCTGCAGACCGTGAAGTGGGCACTGGAGCAGGGCGTCGCCATCGGCGCGCATCCGAGTTATCCCGACCGCGAGAACTTTGGCCGCACCGAGATGCAGCTCGATCCCGAGGTGGTGTACGCGAACACGCTCTACCAGATCGGCGCCCTGGCCGCGCTGGTGCGCGCGCAGGGCGGCCAGCTGGCCCACGTGAAGGCGCACGGCGCGCTCTACAACCAGGCCGCCAAGGATCCCAAGCTGGCCGACGCCATCGTGCGCGCGGTGCGCGACTTCGACTCCGACCTGGTCTTCTTCGGCCTGGCTGGCAGCGTCATGGTGAAGGTGGCGCGCGAAGCCGGCCTGAAGGTGAAGGAAGAAGTCTTCGCCGACCGCGGCTACAACCCCGACGGCTCGCTGGTCAAGCGCGGCACGCCCGGCGCGCTGCACGAAGACGAGAACGTGGCGCTGGGCCAGACGCTGGACATGGTGCGCGAGCAGCGCGTGCGCGCCATCGACGGCACCTATGTACCGATTCGCGCCGAAACCGTGTGTCTGCACGGCGACGGCGCACACGCGCTTGCCTTTGCGCGCCGCATTCGCGAGCGGCTCGGCGCCGAAGGCATCGCAATCCGCGCTGGAGTCTGA
- the pxpB gene encoding 5-oxoprolinase subunit PxpB: MTRCSVHRLAEQALLCSVPPPASLDVQRRIWAMAQRAAEWRGVVDAVPGMNNLTVVFDRQADPEALERNLKLAWASGEARAATGKLVEIPVRYGGEHGPDLAEVAAHTGLTAQEVVRRHSAGEYVVYFLGFQPGFAYMGGLDPALATPRRREPRLCVPAGTVGIGGEQTGIYPAAAPGGWQLIGHTTSQLFLADRDPPSLFAPGDTVRFVVEALLP; the protein is encoded by the coding sequence ATGACCCGATGTTCCGTTCACCGCCTGGCCGAGCAAGCACTGCTGTGCAGCGTGCCCCCGCCGGCCTCGCTAGATGTACAGCGACGTATCTGGGCCATGGCCCAGCGCGCGGCCGAGTGGCGCGGCGTGGTCGATGCGGTGCCGGGCATGAACAATCTCACCGTGGTGTTCGACCGCCAAGCCGATCCCGAAGCGCTGGAACGCAACCTGAAGCTCGCCTGGGCTTCCGGCGAAGCGCGTGCCGCCACCGGCAAGCTGGTCGAGATCCCGGTGCGCTACGGCGGCGAGCATGGCCCCGACCTGGCCGAAGTCGCGGCGCATACGGGACTCACGGCGCAGGAAGTGGTACGCCGCCACAGTGCGGGCGAGTACGTCGTTTACTTCCTCGGATTCCAGCCCGGCTTTGCCTATATGGGCGGCCTGGACCCGGCGCTGGCCACGCCGCGCCGGCGCGAGCCGCGTCTGTGCGTGCCCGCGGGCACGGTCGGCATCGGCGGCGAGCAGACCGGCATCTACCCGGCAGCCGCCCCCGGCGGCTGGCAATTGATCGGGCACACCACCAGCCAACTCTTCCTGGCAGACCGCGATCCGCCTTCCCTGTTTGCGCCCGGGGATACCGTGCGCTTTGTCGTCGAGGCACTGCTGCCATGA
- the lipB gene encoding lipoyl(octanoyl) transferase LipB, which produces MQSIQVIEQGRQEYEPCFEAMRAFTAARTPDTPDQIWLVEHPPVYTLGQAGDPAHVLAPDDAIPIVRIDRGGQVTYHGPGQVVAYLLLDLRRRHLMVRELVHAIEQAVLDTLAAYNLAAERKPGAPGIYLSEGRHQGAKIAALGLKIRNGCSYHGVSLNVQMDLAPFLRINPCGYAGLETVDMATAGATFAVADAAGASRLPVTAAQQADIARRLAAALCEVLAEAQERALAAQRNTAAALAT; this is translated from the coding sequence ATGCAATCGATACAAGTCATCGAGCAGGGCCGGCAAGAGTACGAACCCTGTTTCGAAGCGATGCGCGCCTTTACCGCCGCACGCACCCCCGACACTCCCGACCAGATCTGGCTGGTCGAGCACCCCCCGGTCTATACCCTCGGCCAGGCGGGAGATCCCGCGCATGTGCTGGCCCCTGACGATGCGATCCCCATCGTGCGGATCGATCGTGGCGGCCAGGTCACTTATCATGGCCCGGGCCAGGTTGTGGCCTATCTGTTGCTCGACCTGCGCCGCCGCCACCTGATGGTGCGCGAGCTCGTCCATGCGATCGAGCAGGCCGTGCTGGATACGCTCGCGGCGTATAATCTCGCAGCCGAACGCAAGCCCGGCGCGCCTGGTATCTACCTTTCCGAAGGCCGGCACCAGGGCGCCAAGATCGCCGCGCTCGGACTCAAGATCCGCAATGGCTGCAGCTATCACGGCGTCAGCCTCAACGTGCAGATGGACCTCGCGCCCTTCCTGCGCATCAACCCCTGCGGCTATGCCGGCCTGGAAACGGTCGACATGGCAACGGCGGGCGCCACCTTCGCGGTGGCCGATGCGGCGGGTGCGTCCCGCTTGCCCGTGACCGCGGCACAACAAGCCGATATCGCGCGGCGCCTCGCGGCGGCGCTGTGTGAAGTGCTGGCAGAGGCGCAAGAGCGCGCCTTGGCGGCCCAACGGAATACCGCCGCGGCCCTGGCCACTTAG
- a CDS encoding DUF2917 domain-containing protein, translating into MKTLLTTTLFTLSPGEVTSLSIHAAQRLRVEEATGTDVWVTREGDSEDYWLRCGGSLLLNSGDEITLSVDPRAAEPVRLALIAEARRPATNVSHLVARMARRWVRGTEWTPNQDQVTAS; encoded by the coding sequence ATGAAAACATTGCTCACAACGACCCTGTTCACCCTGAGCCCGGGCGAAGTTACCTCCCTTTCCATCCACGCCGCCCAGCGCCTGCGTGTGGAAGAGGCCACGGGGACCGACGTCTGGGTCACCCGCGAAGGCGATTCGGAAGATTACTGGCTGCGTTGCGGTGGCAGCCTGCTGCTCAACAGCGGCGACGAAATCACGCTGAGCGTGGACCCGCGCGCGGCCGAGCCGGTACGCCTGGCCCTGATCGCCGAGGCCCGTCGGCCGGCAACCAACGTGTCGCACCTGGTGGCGCGCATGGCGCGGCGCTGGGTTCGAGGCACCGAGTGGACGCCTAACCAGGACCAGGTCACGGCCTCCTGA
- the gatB gene encoding Asp-tRNA(Asn)/Glu-tRNA(Gln) amidotransferase subunit GatB: MQWEVVIGLETHTQLSTASKIFSGTSTAFGAAPNTQASPVDLALPGVLPVLNRGAVERAIQFGLAIGATIAPRSIFARKNYFYPDLPKGYQISQYELPVVQGGSISIQVEGKKGETYEKTVQLTRAHLEEDAGKSLHEDFAGMTGIDLNRAGTPLLEIVTEPDMRSSAEAVAYAKALHALVMWLGICDGNMQEGSFRCDANVSVRPYGSPKLGTRREIKNLNSFRFLQQAIDYEVQWQIAEIEDGREIQQATVLFDPDTGETRAMRTKEDAHDYRYFPDPDLLPLEIDAAWIERVKSALPELPVAMQARLVSQYGLSAYDASVLTASKSLANYFEAVVAEAGTANAKPAANWLMGDVSSLLNREGIALEAAPVKPAQLAKLLVRIADGTVSNNTAKKDVFPAMWAGEAGADADAIIAAKGLKQMSDSGELEKIIDDVLAANAKSVEEFRAGKEKAFNALVGQAMKATKGKGNPAQVNELLKRKLGA, translated from the coding sequence ATGCAATGGGAAGTGGTGATCGGCCTCGAGACGCACACGCAGTTGTCGACGGCCTCCAAGATTTTTTCCGGTACCTCCACCGCCTTCGGCGCGGCGCCGAACACGCAAGCCTCGCCGGTTGATCTGGCGCTGCCCGGCGTGTTGCCGGTGCTTAACCGCGGCGCGGTCGAGCGCGCCATCCAGTTCGGCCTGGCGATCGGCGCCACCATCGCGCCGCGCAGCATCTTCGCACGCAAGAATTACTTCTACCCCGACCTGCCCAAGGGCTACCAGATCAGCCAGTACGAGCTGCCGGTGGTACAGGGCGGCAGCATCAGCATCCAGGTCGAAGGCAAGAAGGGCGAAACCTACGAAAAGACCGTGCAGCTCACGCGCGCCCACCTCGAGGAAGACGCCGGCAAGTCGCTGCACGAAGATTTCGCCGGCATGACCGGCATTGACCTGAACCGCGCCGGCACGCCGCTGCTGGAGATCGTCACCGAGCCCGACATGCGCAGCTCGGCCGAGGCCGTGGCCTACGCCAAAGCCCTGCACGCGCTGGTGATGTGGCTGGGCATCTGCGACGGCAACATGCAGGAAGGCAGCTTCCGCTGCGACGCCAACGTGTCGGTGCGCCCCTACGGCAGCCCCAAGCTGGGCACGCGCCGCGAGATCAAGAACCTGAACTCGTTCCGCTTCCTGCAGCAGGCCATCGACTACGAAGTCCAGTGGCAGATCGCCGAGATCGAGGACGGCCGCGAAATCCAGCAGGCCACCGTGCTGTTCGACCCGGACACCGGCGAGACGCGCGCGATGCGCACCAAGGAAGACGCGCACGACTACCGCTACTTCCCCGACCCCGACCTGCTGCCGCTGGAGATCGACGCCGCCTGGATCGAACGCGTGAAGTCCGCGCTGCCGGAGCTGCCGGTGGCCATGCAAGCGCGCCTGGTGTCGCAATACGGCTTGTCCGCCTACGACGCCAGCGTGCTGACCGCCTCCAAGTCGCTCGCGAACTATTTCGAGGCGGTGGTCGCCGAAGCTGGCACGGCCAATGCCAAGCCCGCTGCCAACTGGCTGATGGGCGACGTGTCGTCGCTGCTCAACCGCGAAGGCATCGCGCTGGAAGCCGCCCCGGTCAAGCCGGCGCAGCTGGCCAAGCTGCTGGTGCGCATTGCCGACGGCACGGTGTCCAACAACACGGCCAAGAAGGATGTCTTCCCGGCCATGTGGGCGGGCGAGGCAGGTGCCGACGCCGACGCCATCATCGCGGCCAAGGGCCTCAAGCAGATGTCCGACTCGGGCGAGCTGGAAAAGATCATCGACGACGTGCTGGCTGCCAATGCGAAGTCGGTGGAGGAGTTCCGCGCTGGCAAGGAGAAGGCGTTCAACGCGCTGGTCGGCCAGGCCATGAAGGCCACCAAGGGCAAGGGGAATCCTGCTCAGGTGAATGAGTTGCTGAAGAGGAAGTTGGGGGCATAG
- a CDS encoding biotin-dependent carboxyltransferase family protein, which produces MIEITRPGALASVQDLGRPGFRRFGVGTAGALDTVALTIGNRLLGNPAGDAAIEFTLGRAAVRFHADMRVALTGAECRANLDGVPVWSWHAFDVRRGETLTLSAAQGGTRTYLCVAGGIAVAPVMGSRSTDLKAGFGGLGGRALHEGDRLDAGRPGVAEDSDWLGVQAPSWALPVKKLGDAMPIRMLPGIEYEDFDAAAREALWQSDWIVTPNSNRMGLRLQGPALARQPERAADLLSHGVLPGVVQVPPAGQPIVLMADAQTTGGYPKIGVVIGADLWRLAQVPLGAPVRFVRVTLDEAAAAQAELDRYLRQLDQALQWQGDGMAIASRRRTRTRAAVA; this is translated from the coding sequence ATGATCGAAATCACCCGACCCGGCGCGCTGGCCTCGGTCCAGGACCTTGGCCGTCCCGGCTTTCGCCGCTTTGGCGTGGGCACCGCGGGCGCGCTCGATACCGTCGCGCTCACCATCGGCAACCGCCTGCTGGGCAATCCGGCGGGCGACGCCGCCATCGAATTCACGCTGGGCCGCGCGGCCGTGCGTTTCCATGCCGACATGCGCGTGGCGCTGACCGGCGCCGAATGCCGGGCCAACCTGGACGGCGTGCCGGTCTGGTCGTGGCATGCCTTCGACGTGCGCCGCGGCGAAACGCTGACGCTGTCGGCGGCGCAGGGCGGCACCCGTACCTATCTGTGCGTGGCGGGCGGCATCGCCGTGGCGCCGGTGATGGGCTCGCGCAGCACCGACCTCAAGGCTGGCTTTGGCGGCCTGGGTGGCCGCGCGCTGCATGAAGGCGACCGCCTCGACGCGGGCCGGCCCGGCGTGGCCGAGGACAGCGACTGGCTGGGTGTGCAGGCGCCATCCTGGGCGCTGCCGGTGAAAAAGCTCGGCGACGCGATGCCGATCCGCATGTTGCCTGGCATCGAGTACGAGGATTTCGACGCCGCCGCGCGCGAAGCGCTGTGGCAGTCCGACTGGATCGTCACGCCCAACAGCAACCGCATGGGCTTGCGCCTGCAAGGCCCGGCCCTGGCGCGCCAGCCCGAGCGCGCGGCCGACCTGCTCTCGCATGGCGTGCTGCCGGGCGTGGTCCAGGTGCCGCCGGCCGGCCAGCCCATCGTGCTGATGGCCGATGCGCAGACCACCGGCGGCTATCCCAAGATCGGCGTGGTGATCGGCGCCGACCTGTGGCGGCTGGCGCAGGTGCCGCTGGGTGCGCCGGTGCGCTTCGTGCGCGTCACGCTGGATGAGGCTGCCGCGGCGCAGGCCGAGCTGGACCGATACCTGCGGCAACTGGACCAGGCGCTGCAGTGGCAGGGCGACGGCATGGCGATCGCCTCGCGGCGGCGCACGCGTACCCGCGCTGCCGTGGCCTGA